The Saprospiraceae bacterium genome includes a window with the following:
- a CDS encoding YqgE/AlgH family protein has protein sequence MEIKAGKLLIAEPFMLDPNFKRTVILICEHHKEGTTGFILNKPIVMKMEELISDFPETKAPVHIGGPVATDTIHYLHNVGDLLDDSVEICKGVFWGGDFTKLKFLMENGLINDNNIKFFVGYSGWTENQLSEELEEGSWVMSDMDSNYLFRTKPFVLWQTVLHNKGDAFTVIAQMPDSVSLN, from the coding sequence ATGGAGATTAAAGCCGGTAAATTGTTAATTGCTGAACCTTTTATGCTTGATCCTAATTTTAAAAGGACGGTAATACTGATTTGTGAACACCATAAGGAAGGTACAACAGGCTTTATTTTGAATAAACCTATTGTGATGAAAATGGAAGAGCTCATTTCAGATTTTCCGGAAACCAAAGCACCTGTACATATAGGTGGTCCGGTAGCCACGGACACTATACATTATTTACATAATGTAGGTGATTTGCTGGATGACAGTGTGGAAATATGTAAAGGGGTATTCTGGGGAGGTGACTTCACCAAGTTGAAATTTTTAATGGAAAATGGATTGATAAATGATAACAATATCAAATTTTTTGTCGGCTACTCGGGTTGGACAGAAAATCAATTGTCCGAAGAACTTGAAGAAGGTTCGTGGGTAATGAGTGATATGGATTCCAATTATTTATTCCGTACAAAACCTTTTGTGCTTTGGCAGACTGTTTTGCACAACAAAGGAGACGCTTTTACCGTCATTGCACAAATGCCTGATTCAGTCAGTCTAAATTAA
- a CDS encoding zinc carboxypeptidase: MKNIIYRLIFMVTLINYFVLEGGAQKLSNNYFLPEISYSENIPDPQSYFGFQIGEWHVNHDQLTAYLKLLAEKSDRIEYVEYARSHENRPLFVLMISSPSNLKSKEKIKLAHHQLADGKTPTEFKLKDLPAILYQGYTIHGNEPSGNNAALLVAYYLAAGQSKEVTETIDNIFILFDPCLNPDGTQRFATWVNSHKGKTLVTDPASREFNEIWPGGRYNHYWFDMNRDWLLLTQPESRGRIKLFQDWRPNVLTDHHEMGTNSTFFFQPGIPSGTNPNTPKLNQDLTEDIGKFHAAALDSIGSRYYTKASFDDFYYGKGSTYPDAQGCIGILFEQASSRGHLQESVNGLLSFPFTIRNQIVTSLSTHRAILKMKNILLEYKKEFPKLAMEIVSKSPYKSYVYTDEDQEKLRQFTNLLLEHQIEVYGVEKDIQINGKNYQKNKSYIVPLAQKQPILASTMFESVTEFQDSSFYDVSGWTVAAAYNLQYSGHSDASVQIKNKISYLQPVQGKIINDNKNVFAWAIETDQMNAHKVLYRLQQAGIKTLSILENSSLISFGKMRSFIPGTIIIPSSNQIFEAEEIRSLLEKSANELLLNIYALDTGNGTNDISLGHPKVVNLEKPLAAMIVGQGISPQSAGEIWHHADIHLDMPITMIENSRFRSINLNRYNTLILPDATNYSFNEQEVTKIKDWIRGGNTLILIGRSVSWAVSNKIIQLSEKKLKDINSKNETAGFYQDYETENRAKVLGGTIVKAGIDRSHPLFYGYHRDELSFLRSGTKFYETTQNRYASPAVYKSDYLVSGYIPKKLESIISGSSSVTVHSSGSGKIIGFQDNPLFRGYWIGGHLMFNNALFLGKNIVVGTTESQP, from the coding sequence ATGAAAAATATCATTTACAGATTAATTTTTATGGTTACGCTAATCAATTATTTCGTCTTGGAAGGTGGTGCCCAAAAATTGAGTAACAACTATTTTCTGCCTGAAATCAGTTATAGCGAGAACATTCCTGATCCTCAAAGTTATTTTGGATTTCAGATAGGTGAATGGCACGTTAATCATGACCAATTAACCGCCTATCTTAAATTATTAGCTGAAAAATCAGATAGAATTGAATATGTAGAATATGCCCGATCTCATGAAAACAGACCACTATTTGTTTTAATGATAAGCAGTCCTTCCAACCTAAAGTCCAAAGAAAAAATAAAACTTGCTCATCATCAATTGGCTGATGGAAAAACACCCACGGAATTTAAATTAAAAGATTTACCTGCTATATTATACCAGGGTTATACTATACATGGAAATGAACCAAGTGGAAACAATGCCGCATTACTGGTAGCTTATTATCTTGCTGCCGGTCAAAGTAAGGAAGTAACAGAGACAATTGACAATATTTTTATCCTTTTTGATCCATGTCTCAATCCAGATGGCACACAGAGATTTGCAACCTGGGTAAATAGTCATAAGGGAAAAACCTTAGTCACTGACCCGGCAAGTCGAGAATTTAATGAAATCTGGCCGGGCGGGAGATATAATCATTATTGGTTTGATATGAACAGGGATTGGCTTTTATTAACGCAACCTGAAAGCAGAGGTAGAATAAAATTGTTTCAGGATTGGCGTCCGAATGTATTGACGGATCATCATGAAATGGGAACTAATTCGACATTCTTTTTTCAGCCCGGGATACCATCCGGAACTAACCCGAATACACCCAAACTGAATCAGGATCTGACGGAAGATATTGGAAAGTTTCACGCCGCAGCTTTGGATTCAATTGGTTCCCGGTACTATACGAAAGCCAGTTTTGATGATTTTTATTATGGTAAAGGCTCTACCTATCCGGATGCACAGGGATGTATCGGAATACTTTTTGAACAGGCGAGTTCACGAGGTCATTTACAGGAAAGTGTCAATGGACTGCTGTCTTTTCCATTTACTATCAGAAATCAGATCGTAACTTCTTTATCAACACACAGGGCAATTCTAAAAATGAAAAATATACTTTTAGAATACAAAAAAGAATTTCCTAAATTGGCTATGGAAATCGTAAGTAAGTCCCCTTACAAATCTTACGTTTATACAGATGAAGATCAGGAAAAGCTTAGACAATTTACAAATTTACTCTTAGAGCATCAGATCGAAGTATATGGAGTGGAAAAAGATATCCAAATTAATGGCAAAAACTATCAAAAAAACAAAAGTTATATAGTGCCCCTTGCCCAAAAACAGCCAATATTGGCATCAACTATGTTTGAATCTGTCACTGAGTTTCAGGATAGTTCTTTTTATGATGTATCAGGCTGGACCGTTGCTGCTGCGTACAACCTCCAGTATAGTGGACATAGTGATGCTTCAGTCCAAATAAAAAATAAAATTTCATATCTTCAACCCGTACAAGGTAAAATCATCAATGATAATAAAAATGTTTTTGCATGGGCAATTGAAACAGATCAAATGAATGCCCACAAGGTGCTTTACAGATTACAACAAGCTGGAATAAAAACACTTTCAATTCTTGAAAATTCCAGTCTTATTTCTTTTGGCAAAATGAGATCATTTATCCCGGGCACAATCATCATTCCTTCTTCAAATCAGATTTTTGAGGCCGAGGAGATAAGGTCATTACTAGAAAAATCAGCAAATGAATTGCTTTTGAATATATATGCACTTGATACAGGTAATGGCACCAATGATATATCCTTGGGCCACCCTAAAGTGGTGAATCTTGAAAAGCCTCTGGCTGCAATGATTGTAGGTCAGGGGATTTCACCACAATCCGCAGGAGAAATATGGCATCATGCAGATATCCATCTTGACATGCCTATTACTATGATTGAAAATAGCAGATTCCGTTCCATTAATCTGAACAGATATAACACTTTAATTCTGCCAGATGCGACTAATTATTCATTCAATGAACAGGAAGTAACCAAAATAAAAGATTGGATACGAGGAGGTAATACGTTGATATTAATTGGCAGATCGGTATCCTGGGCTGTAAGCAATAAAATAATCCAACTTAGCGAAAAAAAATTGAAAGACATCAATAGTAAAAATGAAACAGCCGGTTTTTACCAAGACTATGAAACAGAAAACCGTGCTAAAGTGCTGGGCGGAACCATTGTAAAAGCCGGAATAGACAGATCTCATCCATTGTTTTACGGATATCACAGGGATGAATTAAGTTTTCTAAGAAGCGGGACAAAGTTTTATGAAACGACCCAAAACAGATATGCCAGCCCGGCCGTCTATAAATCAGATTATTTGGTATCAGGTTATATACCCAAAAAATTAGAATCCATTATCTCAGGCTCTTCTTCTGTAACTGTACATAGTAGTGGCTCAGGCAAAATAATTGGATTTCAGGACAATCCATTATTCAGAGGATATTGGATAGGTGGGCATCTCATGTTTAATAATGCTCTGTTTCTAGGTAAAAACATAGTAGTAGGAACTACAGAATCTCAACCTTAA
- a CDS encoding ABC-F family ATP-binding cassette domain-containing protein, with the protein MYYLRDISLKYGERILLDNISFMISPKERIGLIGRNGAGKSTLLKIIAGESSSDTGNLEFPSRTTVGYLRQEFELNETRTVLDETMSCHAEALALQKKLDDLNVQLTVREDYESDSYSKLLEELAALTGQLEHFDISALEVETIKILKGLGFSDKDHEKLVAELSGGWKMRIELAKLLLRKPDLLLLDEPTNHLDIESIIWLENYLTEYSATVIVISHDIQFLENVCNRIIEVELGGIIDYKLKYSKFLDEKEKQKTIKQSAYENQQKDIAQKEKTISRFMAKATKTKMAQSMQKQLEKVERIEVPLESSKAMQIRFAEVPRSGRDVIKTIDVTKSFDDKLVFSNINITIERGDRVAFVGQNGQGKTTMAKIIAGLLPATSGKVEEGSNMHLSYYAQNQSELLDLKSTVMEVMEDKAPEEMRSRVRNILGSFLFSGDDVEKKVSVLSGGERARLAMASLIMKPCNFLILDEPTNHLDIYSKDILKSALKDYKGTLLVISHDREFLSGLTNKVIEFKDGKVSEFLGDIEYFLSKKKLDNMRDVEMQKSAVSNTAQGAFLPKHETDDIRKIKRQIQYIERDIEKLEGEMKLLEIKLSDPNFYNSPEFTTVNKNYSNLENKLTDKMLEWENLSFELEGIS; encoded by the coding sequence ATGTATTACCTTAGAGATATATCCCTCAAATACGGGGAACGGATTCTGCTTGACAATATCAGCTTTATGATTAGTCCCAAAGAACGAATAGGTCTCATAGGTAGAAATGGAGCAGGTAAATCAACCTTGCTGAAAATCATCGCAGGAGAATCTTCATCAGATACCGGTAACCTTGAATTTCCTTCCAGAACGACTGTTGGATATCTCAGACAGGAGTTTGAATTGAATGAAACAAGGACTGTTTTGGATGAAACAATGAGTTGTCATGCTGAGGCGTTGGCACTTCAAAAAAAACTTGATGATTTAAACGTACAGTTGACAGTAAGAGAAGACTATGAAAGCGACTCGTATAGCAAACTTCTTGAGGAGCTTGCAGCACTGACAGGTCAACTGGAGCATTTTGATATTTCAGCATTGGAAGTAGAGACCATCAAAATTCTGAAAGGATTGGGCTTTTCAGATAAAGATCATGAAAAATTGGTTGCTGAATTAAGCGGAGGATGGAAAATGCGAATTGAACTTGCAAAACTTTTACTCAGAAAACCTGATCTTTTGCTTTTGGATGAGCCCACAAATCACCTGGACATAGAATCTATCATCTGGTTGGAAAATTATCTGACTGAATATTCTGCTACTGTAATAGTGATATCGCATGATATTCAATTTCTGGAAAATGTCTGTAACAGGATTATTGAAGTGGAATTGGGTGGAATTATTGATTATAAACTCAAATACAGCAAGTTTCTGGATGAAAAGGAAAAACAAAAAACAATAAAACAATCTGCTTATGAAAATCAACAAAAAGATATAGCACAGAAAGAAAAGACCATTAGCAGGTTTATGGCAAAAGCTACAAAAACCAAAATGGCACAAAGTATGCAGAAACAACTTGAAAAAGTCGAAAGGATAGAAGTGCCGTTGGAATCTTCCAAAGCCATGCAGATCAGATTTGCAGAAGTGCCCAGGTCCGGAAGAGATGTCATAAAGACAATTGATGTAACCAAGTCATTTGATGATAAGTTGGTATTTAGTAATATTAATATTACCATAGAAAGAGGAGACAGAGTGGCATTTGTAGGACAGAATGGTCAGGGAAAAACGACTATGGCAAAAATTATTGCCGGGTTACTTCCTGCTACTTCCGGTAAAGTAGAAGAAGGATCCAATATGCATTTGTCCTATTATGCTCAGAATCAATCAGAACTCCTCGACCTGAAAAGTACAGTGATGGAAGTCATGGAAGACAAAGCACCGGAAGAGATGCGTTCCAGAGTACGAAATATTCTGGGCTCATTCCTGTTTTCGGGGGATGATGTTGAAAAGAAAGTATCCGTATTATCGGGAGGTGAAAGAGCGAGATTGGCTATGGCATCCCTGATTATGAAGCCATGTAATTTTTTAATTCTGGATGAGCCGACCAACCATTTGGATATATATTCAAAAGATATTCTCAAGTCAGCTCTGAAGGATTATAAAGGTACTTTACTTGTCATTTCACACGACAGGGAGTTTCTTTCGGGTCTTACTAATAAAGTTATAGAGTTTAAAGATGGAAAAGTAAGTGAGTTCCTGGGTGATATCGAGTATTTCTTATCAAAAAAGAAATTAGATAATATGCGGGATGTAGAAATGCAGAAATCTGCTGTTTCAAACACAGCTCAAGGTGCTTTCTTGCCAAAACATGAAACAGATGATATTCGAAAAATTAAAAGACAAATTCAATACATAGAAAGAGACATTGAGAAACTCGAAGGGGAAATGAAATTGTTGGAAATCAAACTTTCAGACCCCAATTTTTATAATAGTCCTGAATTCACAACCGTTAATAAAAACTACAGCAATCTGGAAAATAAATTAACTGATAAAATGCTGGAATGGGAAAACTTGTCATTTGAACTGGAAGGAATCTCATGA
- a CDS encoding Gfo/Idh/MocA family oxidoreductase, whose protein sequence is MKIGVFGVGHLGKIHIKCLLETDFEISGFFDPDDRAAEFVINEFGIKRFESPDELISVSDCIDIVSPTVYHYDLAKKAALAGRHIFIEKPVTETPEQAFELWQLAKEKSVRIQVGHVERYNPAFIALKSEFLKPGFIEGHRLAVFNPRGTDVSVVLDLMIHDLDMVLSIVRSEVVNIHANGVCVVSTTPDICNARIEFKNGCIVNLTASRISMKNMRKLRLFQKDAYISIDFLAKEAQIIKIEDLPLGEDFSGMTIQTNSGNKRIIIDTPAKLNNNAIKDELQDFHDSVISGDPISVGIEAGYKALKLAYDILKKIEETKYDE, encoded by the coding sequence ATGAAAATAGGGGTTTTTGGAGTAGGCCATTTGGGCAAGATACATATTAAGTGTTTATTGGAAACTGATTTTGAGATTTCCGGTTTTTTCGATCCTGACGATCGGGCTGCAGAATTTGTTATAAATGAATTTGGTATTAAAAGATTCGAATCGCCTGATGAGCTTATTTCAGTATCTGATTGTATCGACATAGTTTCACCTACTGTTTATCATTATGACCTTGCCAAAAAAGCAGCATTAGCAGGAAGGCACATCTTTATTGAAAAGCCTGTGACTGAGACACCGGAACAGGCTTTTGAGCTATGGCAGCTTGCAAAAGAAAAATCTGTAAGGATTCAGGTCGGGCATGTGGAAAGATACAATCCTGCATTTATTGCATTAAAATCAGAATTCTTAAAACCGGGATTTATAGAAGGACACCGACTGGCTGTATTCAATCCAAGAGGTACTGATGTCTCTGTTGTGTTGGATCTGATGATTCATGATCTGGACATGGTACTGAGCATTGTAAGGAGTGAGGTGGTTAATATACATGCGAATGGGGTTTGTGTTGTAAGTACCACTCCCGATATTTGTAATGCCAGAATTGAATTCAAAAACGGTTGTATTGTCAATCTGACCGCCAGTAGAATCAGTATGAAAAATATGCGTAAATTGCGGTTGTTTCAAAAGGATGCATACATCAGTATTGATTTTTTAGCAAAGGAAGCTCAAATCATTAAAATTGAAGATTTGCCTCTTGGAGAAGATTTTTCAGGCATGACCATACAAACAAACAGCGGAAATAAACGTATTATAATTGATACACCTGCCAAATTGAATAATAATGCCATCAAAGACGAGTTGCAGGATTTTCATGACTCGGTTATTTCAGGTGATCCAATATCAGTTGGGATAGAAGCCGGGTATAAAGCTTTAAAATTGGCATACGACATATTAAAGAAAATTGAAGAGACAAAATATGATGAATAA
- a CDS encoding cation:proton antiporter translates to MVLLSIFELTLPLKNPVLIFSLILFIILFAPILLNKFKIPHLIGLIIAGAIIGPNGFSLMLRDSSIILFGTVGLLYIMFLAGLEIDIAEFKKNSGKSIVFGLYTFAIPMILGTILGIYYLNFSIPTSVLLASMFASHTLIAYPIVSKLGVAKNLAVNVTIGGTMITDTLALLVLAAIVGMSTGGAGNEFWITLGTSVIIFGAIVMLLFPIIGRWFFKRFDDNISQYIFVLAMVFLGAFLAEAAGIEAIIGAFLAGLALNRLIPHTSPLMNRIEFVGNALFIPFFLIGVGMLVDFRAFFKDFETINVAIAMTVTATVAKFIAAWLTQKTFRFSADQRRLIFGLSNAQAAATLAAVLVGYNIVLGSDINGEPIRLLNEAVLNGTILMILITCTIASFVAQKGAQNIALAESTDTNNSDVNNDEKILIATNNIETTEELVNLCLIIKSKNNKSGLYALNVIDTDNDSNGIDKRAKNILGKAVVTASAADFLLHDLVRYDLNVVNGITNVVKENKITDIILGLDSQKGISSSFFGNLTEGILNKCNTTTLIYKPVQPLSTIKRHLVLVPARAEKEIGFPFWLIKIWNIAKNTGAKLVFYGTDQTINYIRELHHRHPVESSFIEFGDWDDFLILSRDIKVNDNLIVIMSRKDRPSYDSNMHKVPAYLNKYFQTTNYIIVYPMQSGVGEGNISELRNPTVLEPLEKLGDIGKSIASIFGKKS, encoded by the coding sequence ATGGTGTTATTAAGTATTTTTGAACTGACTTTGCCGCTGAAGAATCCTGTACTGATTTTTTCGTTGATACTGTTTATTATCCTTTTTGCGCCGATATTACTGAACAAGTTTAAAATCCCGCACCTCATTGGTTTGATTATAGCCGGAGCCATTATAGGCCCCAATGGTTTTTCATTAATGTTACGGGACAGCAGTATTATTTTATTTGGCACGGTAGGATTATTATATATAATGTTTTTGGCAGGTCTGGAGATAGACATTGCAGAATTCAAGAAAAATAGCGGCAAGAGCATTGTTTTTGGTTTATACACTTTTGCAATACCTATGATATTAGGTACAATTTTGGGAATCTATTATTTGAATTTTTCAATACCTACATCCGTTTTACTTGCCAGCATGTTCGCTTCACATACATTGATAGCCTATCCGATAGTCAGTAAACTTGGAGTTGCGAAAAATCTTGCGGTGAATGTAACGATCGGAGGAACAATGATAACAGATACACTTGCACTATTGGTGCTGGCAGCTATTGTGGGGATGTCAACCGGGGGAGCCGGAAATGAATTCTGGATAACATTAGGTACATCGGTGATTATCTTTGGTGCTATCGTTATGTTACTTTTTCCAATTATTGGCAGGTGGTTCTTTAAGCGTTTTGATGATAATATTTCACAGTATATTTTTGTATTAGCGATGGTATTTCTGGGGGCGTTTCTTGCTGAAGCTGCCGGTATTGAAGCTATTATAGGTGCATTCCTTGCCGGATTAGCTCTTAACAGGCTCATTCCGCACACTTCACCTCTTATGAACAGGATAGAGTTTGTGGGTAATGCACTTTTTATACCTTTCTTTCTGATCGGAGTAGGTATGCTGGTTGATTTCAGAGCCTTTTTTAAAGATTTTGAAACCATCAATGTAGCAATTGCTATGACTGTTACAGCCACTGTTGCAAAGTTTATTGCTGCCTGGTTAACACAGAAGACGTTCAGATTTTCAGCGGATCAAAGAAGGTTGATATTTGGATTAAGTAATGCTCAGGCGGCGGCAACACTTGCAGCCGTTTTGGTTGGGTATAATATTGTGTTAGGTTCGGATATAAATGGTGAGCCAATCAGACTTTTAAATGAAGCGGTATTAAACGGAACCATTCTTATGATTCTGATTACATGCACGATAGCATCTTTTGTGGCACAAAAAGGAGCTCAGAATATTGCATTAGCTGAGAGTACAGATACAAATAACTCAGATGTAAACAATGATGAAAAAATCTTAATTGCCACCAATAATATCGAAACAACTGAAGAATTAGTCAATCTTTGTCTAATAATTAAATCAAAAAACAACAAATCGGGATTGTATGCCCTAAATGTTATAGATACTGATAATGATTCAAACGGCATAGATAAGAGAGCAAAAAACATCCTGGGAAAGGCTGTTGTAACCGCATCAGCTGCCGACTTTCTGTTACATGATTTAGTCAGGTACGATTTAAACGTAGTCAATGGCATTACCAACGTAGTAAAAGAAAATAAAATAACGGATATTATTTTAGGGTTGGATAGTCAAAAAGGTATTTCAAGTTCATTTTTCGGAAATTTAACAGAAGGAATTTTGAATAAATGTAATACAACCACATTGATTTATAAACCAGTGCAACCATTAAGTACTATTAAAAGGCATTTAGTGCTGGTTCCTGCAAGGGCTGAAAAAGAAATCGGATTTCCATTCTGGTTGATAAAAATATGGAATATCGCTAAAAATACCGGGGCCAAACTTGTGTTTTATGGAACAGATCAAACCATTAATTATATTCGTGAATTACATCACAGGCATCCGGTAGAATCCAGCTTTATAGAATTTGGAGACTGGGATGATTTTCTGATTTTATCACGGGATATAAAAGTAAATGATAATCTCATCGTTATTATGAGCCGAAAAGACAGACCTTCTTATGATTCCAATATGCATAAGGTCCCTGCATATCTGAACAAATATTTCCAAACTACAAATTATATCATAGTCTATCCAATGCAATCGGGTGTAGGAGAAGGAAATATCTCCGAACTTCGAAATCCAACAGTTCTGGAACCATTAGAAAAACTGGGAGATATTGGTAAATCTATTGCATCTATCTTTGGCAAAAAATCCTGA